The following are from one region of the Mangifera indica cultivar Alphonso chromosome 14, CATAS_Mindica_2.1, whole genome shotgun sequence genome:
- the LOC123196318 gene encoding FRIGIDA-like protein 3 isoform X2, translating to MEDSHSVAMLMDSTTSKIQQLQKAFAELESHRAITLNLKWKELEEHFHGLEKSLKRRFHELEDQEKEFETKTRKAREMLQKREAAVVAKEHTSLEKLQKKRDAAVFAITTALEKQRKLSSTEPVVSNGEIRAATAEDKLLDSVSIESNLESIKTSSESENMELKAYPQLFKLCVEMDSEGLHKFVSDNRKNLAALKEEIPLALKAAADPARLVLDSLEGFYHVEVPNGDGKKDSSLLGLRRTCILLMECLSILLANLDMVSLSAVISENVKEQAKAIAEEWKPKLDVLDVDASNGNSLEAHAFLQLLATFGIASDFNEEELSRLIPMVSRRRQTADLCRTLGLSEKMPGVIEVLVNSGRQIDAVNLAFAFELTEQFSPVPLLKSYLKEARKASSPGKVGNVSPTVETEVSERELTALKAVIKCIEEHNLEEHYPVDPLQKRVVQLEKAKADKKRETEAAKPQPKRPRANGAGYGPRVTNVAADKSFYPTRVADRYPQYVYERPYVYTGPADNHGPSLLGSATYSFSPSHGNYFGNGYQYQTSYLH from the exons ATGGAAGACAGCCATTCAGTTGCTATGCTCATGGACTCTACAACCTCTAAGATACAACAACTTCAGAAAGCATTTGCTGAACTGGAAAGTCACCGGGCCATAACCCTTAATTTGAAATGGAAAGAACTTGAAGAACATTTCCATGGGCTTGAGAAGTCCTTAAAAAGACGCTTTCATGAGCTGGAAGACCAGGAAAAGGAATTTGAAACTAAAACTAGGAAAGCTCGAGAAATGTTGCAGAAGCGGGAAGCTGCAGTTGTGGCCAAGGAGCATACTTCTTTGGAGAAGCTCCAAAAGAAGAGAGATGCTGCTGTCTTTGCTATCACTACTGCTCTGGAGAAGCAGAGGAAACTATCATCTACAGAGCCTGTTGTTAGTAATGGTGAAATCAGGGCAGCAACTGCAGAAGACAAATTACTGGATTCTGTGTCTATTGAAAGTAACTTGGAAAGTATCAAAACCTCTTCTGAGAGTGAAAACATGGAGCTGAAGGCTTATCCACAGTTATTCAAATTGTGTGTAGAGATGGACTCAGAAGGCTTGCACAAATTTGTGTCAGACAACCGTAAAAACCTTGCTGCCTTGAAGGAAGAAATTCCACTTGCATTAAAGGCAGCAGCAGATCCAGCCCGCTTGGTGTTGGACTCTTTGGAAGGTTTTTATCATGTGGAAGTGCCAAATGGGGATGGAAAGAAAGATTCAAGCTTGTTGGGTCTCCGCAGAACCTGCATTTTGTTGATGGAATGCCTTAGCATTTTGCTAGCAAATCTGGATATGGTTTCTCTTTCAGCTGTAATCTCAGAAAATGTGAAGGAGCAGGCAAAGGCAATCGCTGAAGAGTGGAAACCAAAGTTGGATGTTCTTGATGTTGATGCCAGCAATGGAAACTCCTTGGAGGCTCATGCATTCCTGCAACTTCTGGCCACTTTTGGTATTGCCTCCGATTTTAATGAGGAAGAATTATCAAGGCTCATACCAATGGTCTCTCGTCGCCGCCAGACAGCTGATTTATGTCGCACTCTTGGGTTATCAGAAAAGATGCCAG GCGTTATTGAAGTTCTGGTTAATAGTGGAAGGCAAATTGATGCGGTTAACCTGGCTTTTGCATTTGAGCTTACTGAGCAGTTCTCACCTGTGCCTTTACTAAAATCCTACTTGAAGGAGGCTAGAAAGGCTTCTTCACCAGGCAAAGTTGGAAATGTCTCTCCCACTGTGGAG ACTGAGGTCAGTGAACGAGAGCTAACTGCTCTTAAAGCTGTGATCAAATGCATTGAAGAGCATAACCTTGAGGAGCATTACCCTGTGGACCCACTTCAGAAACGTGTTGTCCAGCTAGAGAAGGCAAAGGCAGATAAGAAAAGGGAAACTGAAGCTGCAAAGCCTCAACCAAAGAGACCCCGTGCCAACGGTGCAGGATATGGGCCTCGAGTAACTAACGTTGCTGCTGACAAGTCATTCTATCCAACTAGAGTCGCAGATAGGTATCCACAGTATGTGTATGAGAGACCATATGTTTACACTGGACCTGCTGACAACCATGGCCCTTCTCTTCTGGGTTCTGCTACTTACAGCTTCTCTCCCAGTCACGGAAACTACTTTGGAAATGGCTACCAGTACCAGACCTCTTATCTTCACTAA
- the LOC123195599 gene encoding hemolysin A isoform X1: MALQTLKLLTISSCCNTSSLFLFSNSTSHTLLGRWLKGQRQNPIRMFAVSKSQKIQIPKKKRRLDEVCLERFQQYSRTYIQSWILQGKVFVDGKMVNKAGTPISDKAIVEINAEVPKYVCRAGHKLEAAIEQLNVDVVGKVALDSGLSTGGFTDCLLQYGALIVYGVDVGYGQVADKIRRDERVCVIERTNLRYLSILPQKVNLVTLDLSFISILTQVMPAVVNLMTEEATLVTLVKPQFEAHRSQVGGGGIVRDPLVHQEVLEKIIKGVENFGFQNKGWIESPLKGAEGNAEFLVCFSRIAEKQAEE, encoded by the exons ATGGCACTGCAAACTCTGAAGCTCCTTACGATCTCTAGCTGTTGCAACACTTCAAGCTTGTTTTTATTCTCCAATTCCACCTCTCATACTCTTCTTG GAAGATGGCTGAAAGGCCAAAGACAAAACCCCATCAGAATGTTTGCTGTTTCTAAATCACAAAAGATTCAAATACCCAAAAA gaAAAGGAGGCTGGATGAGGTTTGTCTTGAAAGGTTTCAGCAATATAGTCGAACTTATATACAGTCTTGGATTTTACAAG GTAAAGTTTTTGTTGATGGAAAGATGGTGAACAAAGCTGGAACGCCAATCTCTGATAAGGCAATTGTAGAAATAAATGCTGAAGTACCAAAATATGTATGTAG AGCTGGACATAAGTTGGAAGCTGCTATTGAACAGCTGAATGTTGATGTTGTGGGTAAAGTAGCACTTGATTCAGGACTATCCACTGGAGGATTTACTGACTGCCTACTTCAGTATGGTGCATTGATTGTTTATGGAGTTGATGTAGGTTATGGACAG GTAGCAGACAAAATTCGCCGAGATGAACGCGTTTGTGTGATAGAACGAACAAACTTAAGATACCTCTCTATACTCCCGCAAAAAGTTAATTTGGTGACTTTGGACCTTTCATTCATTTCTATTCTCACG cagGTCATGCCAGCGGTGGTAAATTTGATGACAGAAGAGGCAACTTTAGTTACCCTGGTCAAACCTCAATTTGAAGCTCACAGATCACAA GTAGGAGGTGGTGGGATTGTGAGAGATCCTCTAGTCCATCAGGAG GTTcttgaaaaaatcataaaagggGTGGAGAATTTCGGATTCCAAAATAAAGGGTGGATTGAGTCTCCTCTAAAAGGTGCAGAGGGTAATGCAGAATTTCTAGTTTGCTTTAGCCGGATAGCTGAGAAACAAGCAGAAGAATAA
- the LOC123195599 gene encoding hemolysin A isoform X2: protein MALQTLKLLTISSCCNTSSLFLFSNSTSHTLLGRWLKGQRQNPIRMFAVSKSQKIQIPKKKRRLDEVCLERFQQYSRTYIQSWILQGKVFVDGKMVNKAGTPISDKAIVEINAEVPKYVCRAGHKLEAAIEQLNVDVVGKVALDSGLSTGGFTDCLLQYGALIVYGVDVGYGQVADKIRRDERVCVIERTNLRYLSILPQKVNLVTLDLSFISILTVMPAVVNLMTEEATLVTLVKPQFEAHRSQVGGGGIVRDPLVHQEVLEKIIKGVENFGFQNKGWIESPLKGAEGNAEFLVCFSRIAEKQAEE from the exons ATGGCACTGCAAACTCTGAAGCTCCTTACGATCTCTAGCTGTTGCAACACTTCAAGCTTGTTTTTATTCTCCAATTCCACCTCTCATACTCTTCTTG GAAGATGGCTGAAAGGCCAAAGACAAAACCCCATCAGAATGTTTGCTGTTTCTAAATCACAAAAGATTCAAATACCCAAAAA gaAAAGGAGGCTGGATGAGGTTTGTCTTGAAAGGTTTCAGCAATATAGTCGAACTTATATACAGTCTTGGATTTTACAAG GTAAAGTTTTTGTTGATGGAAAGATGGTGAACAAAGCTGGAACGCCAATCTCTGATAAGGCAATTGTAGAAATAAATGCTGAAGTACCAAAATATGTATGTAG AGCTGGACATAAGTTGGAAGCTGCTATTGAACAGCTGAATGTTGATGTTGTGGGTAAAGTAGCACTTGATTCAGGACTATCCACTGGAGGATTTACTGACTGCCTACTTCAGTATGGTGCATTGATTGTTTATGGAGTTGATGTAGGTTATGGACAG GTAGCAGACAAAATTCGCCGAGATGAACGCGTTTGTGTGATAGAACGAACAAACTTAAGATACCTCTCTATACTCCCGCAAAAAGTTAATTTGGTGACTTTGGACCTTTCATTCATTTCTATTCTCACG GTCATGCCAGCGGTGGTAAATTTGATGACAGAAGAGGCAACTTTAGTTACCCTGGTCAAACCTCAATTTGAAGCTCACAGATCACAA GTAGGAGGTGGTGGGATTGTGAGAGATCCTCTAGTCCATCAGGAG GTTcttgaaaaaatcataaaagggGTGGAGAATTTCGGATTCCAAAATAAAGGGTGGATTGAGTCTCCTCTAAAAGGTGCAGAGGGTAATGCAGAATTTCTAGTTTGCTTTAGCCGGATAGCTGAGAAACAAGCAGAAGAATAA
- the LOC123195612 gene encoding photosystem I reaction center subunit XI, chloroplastic codes for MAAVASPMASQLKSSFTSSVTRGLATPKGISGASFRLAPSKRTPRFTVKAVQADKPTFQVIEPINGDPFIGSLETPVTSSPLIAWYLSNLPAYRTAVSPLLRGIEVGLAHGFLLVGPFVKTGPLRNTEYAAAAGSLAAGGLVVILSICLTMYGIASFDEGEPSVAPSLTLTGRKKEPDQLQTADGWSKFAGGFFFGGISGVIWAYFLLYVLNLPYFVK; via the exons ATGGCTGCTGTTGCCTCTCCAATGGCTAGCCAACTAAAGAGTAGCTTCACTTCTTCAGTCACAAGAGGACTTGCCACACCAAAGGGTATTTCTGGAGCTTCATTTAGACTTGCTCCCTCCAAGAGAACCCCTCGTTTCACTGTAAAAGCTGTTCAGGCAGACAAG CCAACTTTCCAAGTTATTGAGCCAATTAATGGTGACCCTTTTATTGGAAGTCTTGAGACTCCGGTGACCTCAAGCCCTTTGATTGCGTGGTACCTCTCCAACCTCCCGGCTTACCGGACGGCAGTGAGCCCACTTCTGAGGGGAATTGAGGTGGGATTGGCTCATGGGTTCCTTCTTGTCGGACCATTTGTTAAGACTGGTCCATTGAGAAATACAGAATATGCAGCAGCAGCAGGGTCTTTGGCAGCAGGTGGACTAGTTGTGATCTTAAGTATTTGCTTGACAATGTATGGAATCGCATCATTTGATGAAGGAGAGCCCTCAGTTGCCCCAAGTCTAACGCTGACAGGAAGGAAGAAGGAGCCGGATCAGTTGCAAACTGCTGATGGTTGGTCCAAGTTCGCTGGTGGATTCTTCTTTGGTGGAATCTCTGGTGTCATCTGGGCATACTTTCTTCTTTATGTTCTCAACCTTCCTTACTTTGTGAAGTAG
- the LOC123195599 gene encoding hemolysin A isoform X4, with amino-acid sequence MFAVSKSQKIQIPKKKRRLDEVCLERFQQYSRTYIQSWILQGKVFVDGKMVNKAGTPISDKAIVEINAEVPKYVCRAGHKLEAAIEQLNVDVVGKVALDSGLSTGGFTDCLLQYGALIVYGVDVGYGQVADKIRRDERVCVIERTNLRYLSILPQKVNLVTLDLSFISILTQVMPAVVNLMTEEATLVTLVKPQFEAHRSQVGGGGIVRDPLVHQEVLEKIIKGVENFGFQNKGWIESPLKGAEGNAEFLVCFSRIAEKQAEE; translated from the exons ATGTTTGCTGTTTCTAAATCACAAAAGATTCAAATACCCAAAAA gaAAAGGAGGCTGGATGAGGTTTGTCTTGAAAGGTTTCAGCAATATAGTCGAACTTATATACAGTCTTGGATTTTACAAG GTAAAGTTTTTGTTGATGGAAAGATGGTGAACAAAGCTGGAACGCCAATCTCTGATAAGGCAATTGTAGAAATAAATGCTGAAGTACCAAAATATGTATGTAG AGCTGGACATAAGTTGGAAGCTGCTATTGAACAGCTGAATGTTGATGTTGTGGGTAAAGTAGCACTTGATTCAGGACTATCCACTGGAGGATTTACTGACTGCCTACTTCAGTATGGTGCATTGATTGTTTATGGAGTTGATGTAGGTTATGGACAG GTAGCAGACAAAATTCGCCGAGATGAACGCGTTTGTGTGATAGAACGAACAAACTTAAGATACCTCTCTATACTCCCGCAAAAAGTTAATTTGGTGACTTTGGACCTTTCATTCATTTCTATTCTCACG cagGTCATGCCAGCGGTGGTAAATTTGATGACAGAAGAGGCAACTTTAGTTACCCTGGTCAAACCTCAATTTGAAGCTCACAGATCACAA GTAGGAGGTGGTGGGATTGTGAGAGATCCTCTAGTCCATCAGGAG GTTcttgaaaaaatcataaaagggGTGGAGAATTTCGGATTCCAAAATAAAGGGTGGATTGAGTCTCCTCTAAAAGGTGCAGAGGGTAATGCAGAATTTCTAGTTTGCTTTAGCCGGATAGCTGAGAAACAAGCAGAAGAATAA
- the LOC123196318 gene encoding FRIGIDA-like protein 3 isoform X1: protein MTCSDFIGLNRLSSNLRDDNLTLKKQWKRGWGGGCSDWESRDSAVTIYKNLLVSLHKTLLSLRDSDFRLSLCSHRKQNGLIISISADIFTIATSSPSISAMEDSHSVAMLMDSTTSKIQQLQKAFAELESHRAITLNLKWKELEEHFHGLEKSLKRRFHELEDQEKEFETKTRKAREMLQKREAAVVAKEHTSLEKLQKKRDAAVFAITTALEKQRKLSSTEPVVSNGEIRAATAEDKLLDSVSIESNLESIKTSSESENMELKAYPQLFKLCVEMDSEGLHKFVSDNRKNLAALKEEIPLALKAAADPARLVLDSLEGFYHVEVPNGDGKKDSSLLGLRRTCILLMECLSILLANLDMVSLSAVISENVKEQAKAIAEEWKPKLDVLDVDASNGNSLEAHAFLQLLATFGIASDFNEEELSRLIPMVSRRRQTADLCRTLGLSEKMPGVIEVLVNSGRQIDAVNLAFAFELTEQFSPVPLLKSYLKEARKASSPGKVGNVSPTVETEVSERELTALKAVIKCIEEHNLEEHYPVDPLQKRVVQLEKAKADKKRETEAAKPQPKRPRANGAGYGPRVTNVAADKSFYPTRVADRYPQYVYERPYVYTGPADNHGPSLLGSATYSFSPSHGNYFGNGYQYQTSYLH from the exons ATGACTTGTTCAGATTTTATTGGACTAAACAGACTTTCTTCAAACCTGAGGGATGATAATTTAACTCTGAAAAAGCAGTGGAAAAGAGGGTGGGGAGGTGGCTGCAGTGACTGGGAGTCGCGTGATTCGGCAGtgacaatatataaaaatctcCTTGTCTCCCTTCACAAAACTTTACTCTCTCTTAGGGATTCAGATTTCAGGCTTAGTCTTTGCAGCCACAGAAAACAAAATGGATTGATAATTTCTATTTCCGCTGATATTTTTACTATCGCCACTTCTTCTCCGTCG ATTTCTGCAATGGAAGACAGCCATTCAGTTGCTATGCTCATGGACTCTACAACCTCTAAGATACAACAACTTCAGAAAGCATTTGCTGAACTGGAAAGTCACCGGGCCATAACCCTTAATTTGAAATGGAAAGAACTTGAAGAACATTTCCATGGGCTTGAGAAGTCCTTAAAAAGACGCTTTCATGAGCTGGAAGACCAGGAAAAGGAATTTGAAACTAAAACTAGGAAAGCTCGAGAAATGTTGCAGAAGCGGGAAGCTGCAGTTGTGGCCAAGGAGCATACTTCTTTGGAGAAGCTCCAAAAGAAGAGAGATGCTGCTGTCTTTGCTATCACTACTGCTCTGGAGAAGCAGAGGAAACTATCATCTACAGAGCCTGTTGTTAGTAATGGTGAAATCAGGGCAGCAACTGCAGAAGACAAATTACTGGATTCTGTGTCTATTGAAAGTAACTTGGAAAGTATCAAAACCTCTTCTGAGAGTGAAAACATGGAGCTGAAGGCTTATCCACAGTTATTCAAATTGTGTGTAGAGATGGACTCAGAAGGCTTGCACAAATTTGTGTCAGACAACCGTAAAAACCTTGCTGCCTTGAAGGAAGAAATTCCACTTGCATTAAAGGCAGCAGCAGATCCAGCCCGCTTGGTGTTGGACTCTTTGGAAGGTTTTTATCATGTGGAAGTGCCAAATGGGGATGGAAAGAAAGATTCAAGCTTGTTGGGTCTCCGCAGAACCTGCATTTTGTTGATGGAATGCCTTAGCATTTTGCTAGCAAATCTGGATATGGTTTCTCTTTCAGCTGTAATCTCAGAAAATGTGAAGGAGCAGGCAAAGGCAATCGCTGAAGAGTGGAAACCAAAGTTGGATGTTCTTGATGTTGATGCCAGCAATGGAAACTCCTTGGAGGCTCATGCATTCCTGCAACTTCTGGCCACTTTTGGTATTGCCTCCGATTTTAATGAGGAAGAATTATCAAGGCTCATACCAATGGTCTCTCGTCGCCGCCAGACAGCTGATTTATGTCGCACTCTTGGGTTATCAGAAAAGATGCCAG GCGTTATTGAAGTTCTGGTTAATAGTGGAAGGCAAATTGATGCGGTTAACCTGGCTTTTGCATTTGAGCTTACTGAGCAGTTCTCACCTGTGCCTTTACTAAAATCCTACTTGAAGGAGGCTAGAAAGGCTTCTTCACCAGGCAAAGTTGGAAATGTCTCTCCCACTGTGGAG ACTGAGGTCAGTGAACGAGAGCTAACTGCTCTTAAAGCTGTGATCAAATGCATTGAAGAGCATAACCTTGAGGAGCATTACCCTGTGGACCCACTTCAGAAACGTGTTGTCCAGCTAGAGAAGGCAAAGGCAGATAAGAAAAGGGAAACTGAAGCTGCAAAGCCTCAACCAAAGAGACCCCGTGCCAACGGTGCAGGATATGGGCCTCGAGTAACTAACGTTGCTGCTGACAAGTCATTCTATCCAACTAGAGTCGCAGATAGGTATCCACAGTATGTGTATGAGAGACCATATGTTTACACTGGACCTGCTGACAACCATGGCCCTTCTCTTCTGGGTTCTGCTACTTACAGCTTCTCTCCCAGTCACGGAAACTACTTTGGAAATGGCTACCAGTACCAGACCTCTTATCTTCACTAA
- the LOC123195599 gene encoding hemolysin A isoform X3, with product MALQTLKLLTISSCCNTSSLFLFSNSTSHTLLGRWLKGQRQNPIRMFAVSKSQKIQIPKKKRRLDEVCLERFQQYSRTYIQSWILQGKVFVDGKMVNKAGTPISDKAIVEINAEVPKYVCRAGHKLEAAIEQLNVDVVGKVALDSGLSTGGFTDCLLQYGALIVYGVDVGYGQVMPAVVNLMTEEATLVTLVKPQFEAHRSQVGGGGIVRDPLVHQEVLEKIIKGVENFGFQNKGWIESPLKGAEGNAEFLVCFSRIAEKQAEE from the exons ATGGCACTGCAAACTCTGAAGCTCCTTACGATCTCTAGCTGTTGCAACACTTCAAGCTTGTTTTTATTCTCCAATTCCACCTCTCATACTCTTCTTG GAAGATGGCTGAAAGGCCAAAGACAAAACCCCATCAGAATGTTTGCTGTTTCTAAATCACAAAAGATTCAAATACCCAAAAA gaAAAGGAGGCTGGATGAGGTTTGTCTTGAAAGGTTTCAGCAATATAGTCGAACTTATATACAGTCTTGGATTTTACAAG GTAAAGTTTTTGTTGATGGAAAGATGGTGAACAAAGCTGGAACGCCAATCTCTGATAAGGCAATTGTAGAAATAAATGCTGAAGTACCAAAATATGTATGTAG AGCTGGACATAAGTTGGAAGCTGCTATTGAACAGCTGAATGTTGATGTTGTGGGTAAAGTAGCACTTGATTCAGGACTATCCACTGGAGGATTTACTGACTGCCTACTTCAGTATGGTGCATTGATTGTTTATGGAGTTGATGTAGGTTATGGACAG GTCATGCCAGCGGTGGTAAATTTGATGACAGAAGAGGCAACTTTAGTTACCCTGGTCAAACCTCAATTTGAAGCTCACAGATCACAA GTAGGAGGTGGTGGGATTGTGAGAGATCCTCTAGTCCATCAGGAG GTTcttgaaaaaatcataaaagggGTGGAGAATTTCGGATTCCAAAATAAAGGGTGGATTGAGTCTCCTCTAAAAGGTGCAGAGGGTAATGCAGAATTTCTAGTTTGCTTTAGCCGGATAGCTGAGAAACAAGCAGAAGAATAA
- the LOC123195710 gene encoding rhodanese-like domain-containing protein 4A, chloroplastic, producing the protein MESLSMLLSSSPPLQNHPKTLKSTSFKSTYILPNSLSLFSSSSTHSSTTQFNHLCLVKTFTRTHLSFTIFDLFTSLPSLAADTVVSSTEPVSGKINLEAILVSIDDFFNRYPFFVATCTFIWLVVIPLTQQYLSKYKFISAIDAFKRLRDDPNAQLLDIRNTKTLVSLGSPNLKFLSKTVVQVQFTEGDEDGFVKNVLDNFADPANTVLCILDNFDGNSLTAAELLFKNGFKEAYAIKGGVRGKKGWLEIQDTLLPPSVHIIPKKKKKKAKVSQKLGINGINQQTGDKEDFSSYPDPQPPSSSTPSKP; encoded by the exons ATGGAGTCTCTTTCCATGCTCCTCTCATCCTCTCCACCTCTTCAAAACCACCCTAAAACCCTCAAATCAACCTCCTTTAAATCCACTTACATTCTccccaactctctctctcttttttcttcgtCTTCAACCCATTCTTCAACTACCCAATTTAACCATCTTTGTCTTGTTAAAACTTTCACCAGAACCCATCTCTCTTTCACCATTTTTGACCTCTTTACGTCTCTCCCCTCCCTTGCAGCTGACACTGTTGTCTCTTCAACTGAGCCGGTGTCAGGCAAAATAAACTTGGAGGCAATCTTAGTCTCCATTGATGACTTTTTCAACAGATACCCTTTTTTTGTTGCTACCTGTACATTCATTTGGCTTGTTGTTATACCCTTAACCCAACAGTACTTGAGCAAATATAAGTTCATCTCTGCCATTGATGCTTTTAAGAGACTCCGTGATGACCCTAATGCTCAGCTTTTGGATATCAGGAACACCAAGACTTTGGTGTCTCTGGGTTCTCCTAATTTGAAGTTTTTAAGCAAGACTGTGGTTCAGGTTCAATTCACTGAAGGAGATGAAGATGGGTTTGTTAAGAATGTGTTGGATAATTTTGCTGACCCTGCAAATACTGTTCTCTGTATTTTGGACAA TTTTGATGGTAATTCCTTAACTGCGGCGGAGTTATTGTTCAAGAATGGGTTCAAAGAGGCTTATGCAATCAAGGGCGGGGTTAGAGGCAAAAAAGGGTGGTTG gaaaTACAGGATACTCTACTGCCACCTTCTGTACACATCATtcccaagaagaagaaaaagaaggctaAAGTTTCACAAAAACTTGGGATAAATGGAATTAACCAACAAACTGGAGATAAAGAAGACTTCTCATCT TACCCTGATCCACAACCACCATCCTCTTCAACGCCATCAAAGCCATGA